The Nicotiana tabacum cultivar K326 chromosome 14, ASM71507v2, whole genome shotgun sequence genome contains a region encoding:
- the LOC107800406 gene encoding cyprosin isoform X1, with product MMTVDHASEFLPTYKNTLYILWDFSSVSLPYWLFALSLEFFLLSLRAQELVDSMGIKLLLAALLIWDFITCAFGFNVSADNMIRIGLKRRPLDLYSVKSARIYAKDHHKKGSNRNFAALKDEIVYLKNYMDVQYFAEIGIGSPPQNFAVVFDTGSSNLWVPSSKCIFSIACYLRSRYRSRLSTTYTKIGKSCKIPFGTRSVRGFFSQDNTKVGNAVIKQQVFTEVTREGFFTFLRAQYDGVLGLGFQDAAAGRVTPVWYNMLLQSIVTKPIFSFWLNRDPKSILGGEILFGGVDSTHFRGQHTYVPVAQNGYWEIEIGDLFIGNNSTGLCRGGCPAIVDTGTSFLAGPTTILTQINHAIGAEGIVSMECKTVFSNYGNLIWENLISGLQPERICHIIGLCKHNVSFDENVHSHEQKMVVRSSKLEKLPNDESALCSFCEMTVFWMQVEFRKERTKEKAFEYVNQLCEKLPDPRGKSFINCDVFSLPHITITIGNKSFPLSPDQYVIRIENNHGAHCVSGFTALDVHPRRPLWVLGDVFLRAYHTVFDFGNLQVGFAESA from the exons ATGATGACTGTTGATCACGCTTCTGAGTTTCTGCCTACATATAAAAACACCCTTTATATACTTTGGGATTTTTCATCTGTTTCCTTGCCTTATTGGTTATTTGCATTATCCCTGGAGTTTTTTTTGCTTTCACTAAG AGCTCAAGAACTTGTGGACAGCATGGGAATCAAACTTTTACTTGCAGCATTACTAATATGGGATTTCATAACCTGTGCTTTTGGCTTCAATGTATCTGCTGATAATATGATAAGGATTGGATTAAAGCGACGACCTTTGGATCTTTATAGCGTAAAAAGTGCAAGAATCTATGCTAAAGATCATCATAAAAAAGGTTCAAATAGGAACTTTGCTGCACTTAAAGATGAAATAGTTTATCTGAAGAACTACATGGACGTTCAGTATTTCGCAGAGATTGGTATAGGTTCACCTCCTCAGAACTTTGCTGTTGTGTTTGATACTGGTAGTTCCAATCTTTGGGTCCCGTCTTCAAAATGTATCTTCTCT ATTGCTTGTTATCTTCGTTCGAGATACAGATCAAGACTATCCACTACATACACAAAAATTG GAAAATCTTGCAAAATCCCTTTTGGAACAAGATCAGTGCGCGGATTTTTCAGCCAAGACAATACTAAAGTTGGGAATGCTGTTATAAAGCAGCAG GTTTTTACTGAGGTAACCCGCGAAGGATTTTTCACATTCTTGCGTGCACAGTATGATGGAGTACTAGGACTAGGATTTCAGGATGCTGCTGCAGGACGAGTAACGCCAGTATG GTACAATATGTTGCTTCAGAGTATAGTTACTAAGCCAATCTTCTCGTTTTGGTTAAATCGAGATCCTAAATCTATTTTGGGGGGTGAAATTCTCTTTGGAGGTGTCGATTCGACACACTTCAGAGGTCAACATACTTATGTTCCTGTCGCTCAAAATGGTTACTGGGAG ATTGAAATAGGTGATCTTTTTATTGGTAACAATTCAACAG GTCTTTGCAGAGGTGGTTGTCCGGCTATTGTGGATACGGGAACGTCTTTTCTAGCTGGTCCGACT ACTATTTTGACTCAAATAAATCATGCTATTGGAGCAGAAGGAATTGTTAGTATGGAATGTAAAACTGTTTTCTCAAATTATGGGAATTTGATTTGGGAAAACTTAATATCAGGG TTACAACCTGAAAGAATTTGCCACATAATTGGCCTCTGTAAACATAACGTCTCGTTCGATGAAAATGTACACAGCCACGAGCAGAAAATGGTGGTTAGAAGTTCAAAATTGGAGAAGCTACCAAATGATGAGAGTGCTTTATGTTCTTTCTGTGAGATGACAGTTTTCTGGATGCAAGTAGAATTTAGAAAAgagagaacaaaggaaaaagcaTTTGAATATGTTAATCAG CTGTGTGAGAAGCTTCCTGATCCGAGAGGAAAATCGTTTATCAACTGCGACGTCTTTTCCTTGCCACATATTACAATTACAATTGGGAATAAATCTTTCCCTCTTTCTCCAGATCAA TATGTTATCAGAATCGAAAATAATCACGGTGCTCACTGTGTTAGTGGATTTACAGCTTTGGATGTGCATCCACGACGTCCCCTCTG GGTACTTGGAGATGTATTCTTGAGAGCATATCACACTGTTTTTGACTTTGGTAATCTACAAGTTGGATTCGCGGAAAGTGCTTAg
- the LOC107800406 gene encoding cyprosin isoform X3, with the protein MMTVDHASEFLPTYKNTLYILWDFSSVSLPYWLFALSLEFFLLSLRAQELVDSMGIKLLLAALLIWDFITCAFGFNVSADNMIRIGLKRRPLDLYSVKSARIYAKDHHKKGSNRNFAALKDEIVYLKNYMDVQYFAEIGIGSPPQNFAVVFDTGSSNLWVPSSKCIFSIACYLRSRYRSRLSTTYTKIGKSCKIPFGTRSVRGFFSQDNTKVGNAVIKQQYDGVLGLGFQDAAAGRVTPVWYNMLLQSIVTKPIFSFWLNRDPKSILGGEILFGGVDSTHFRGQHTYVPVAQNGYWEIEIGDLFIGNNSTGLCRGGCPAIVDTGTSFLAGPTTILTQINHAIGAEGIVSMECKTVFSNYGNLIWENLISGLQPERICHIIGLCKHNVSFDENVHSHEQKMVVRSSKLEKLPNDESALCSFCEMTVFWMQVEFRKERTKEKAFEYVNQLCEKLPDPRGKSFINCDVFSLPHITITIGNKSFPLSPDQYVIRIENNHGAHCVSGFTALDVHPRRPLWVLGDVFLRAYHTVFDFGNLQVGFAESA; encoded by the exons ATGATGACTGTTGATCACGCTTCTGAGTTTCTGCCTACATATAAAAACACCCTTTATATACTTTGGGATTTTTCATCTGTTTCCTTGCCTTATTGGTTATTTGCATTATCCCTGGAGTTTTTTTTGCTTTCACTAAG AGCTCAAGAACTTGTGGACAGCATGGGAATCAAACTTTTACTTGCAGCATTACTAATATGGGATTTCATAACCTGTGCTTTTGGCTTCAATGTATCTGCTGATAATATGATAAGGATTGGATTAAAGCGACGACCTTTGGATCTTTATAGCGTAAAAAGTGCAAGAATCTATGCTAAAGATCATCATAAAAAAGGTTCAAATAGGAACTTTGCTGCACTTAAAGATGAAATAGTTTATCTGAAGAACTACATGGACGTTCAGTATTTCGCAGAGATTGGTATAGGTTCACCTCCTCAGAACTTTGCTGTTGTGTTTGATACTGGTAGTTCCAATCTTTGGGTCCCGTCTTCAAAATGTATCTTCTCT ATTGCTTGTTATCTTCGTTCGAGATACAGATCAAGACTATCCACTACATACACAAAAATTG GAAAATCTTGCAAAATCCCTTTTGGAACAAGATCAGTGCGCGGATTTTTCAGCCAAGACAATACTAAAGTTGGGAATGCTGTTATAAAGCAGCAG TATGATGGAGTACTAGGACTAGGATTTCAGGATGCTGCTGCAGGACGAGTAACGCCAGTATG GTACAATATGTTGCTTCAGAGTATAGTTACTAAGCCAATCTTCTCGTTTTGGTTAAATCGAGATCCTAAATCTATTTTGGGGGGTGAAATTCTCTTTGGAGGTGTCGATTCGACACACTTCAGAGGTCAACATACTTATGTTCCTGTCGCTCAAAATGGTTACTGGGAG ATTGAAATAGGTGATCTTTTTATTGGTAACAATTCAACAG GTCTTTGCAGAGGTGGTTGTCCGGCTATTGTGGATACGGGAACGTCTTTTCTAGCTGGTCCGACT ACTATTTTGACTCAAATAAATCATGCTATTGGAGCAGAAGGAATTGTTAGTATGGAATGTAAAACTGTTTTCTCAAATTATGGGAATTTGATTTGGGAAAACTTAATATCAGGG TTACAACCTGAAAGAATTTGCCACATAATTGGCCTCTGTAAACATAACGTCTCGTTCGATGAAAATGTACACAGCCACGAGCAGAAAATGGTGGTTAGAAGTTCAAAATTGGAGAAGCTACCAAATGATGAGAGTGCTTTATGTTCTTTCTGTGAGATGACAGTTTTCTGGATGCAAGTAGAATTTAGAAAAgagagaacaaaggaaaaagcaTTTGAATATGTTAATCAG CTGTGTGAGAAGCTTCCTGATCCGAGAGGAAAATCGTTTATCAACTGCGACGTCTTTTCCTTGCCACATATTACAATTACAATTGGGAATAAATCTTTCCCTCTTTCTCCAGATCAA TATGTTATCAGAATCGAAAATAATCACGGTGCTCACTGTGTTAGTGGATTTACAGCTTTGGATGTGCATCCACGACGTCCCCTCTG GGTACTTGGAGATGTATTCTTGAGAGCATATCACACTGTTTTTGACTTTGGTAATCTACAAGTTGGATTCGCGGAAAGTGCTTAg
- the LOC107800406 gene encoding cyprosin isoform X2, whose amino-acid sequence MMTVDHASEFLPTYKNTLYILWDFSSVSLPYWLFALSLEFFLLSLRAQELVDSMGIKLLLAALLIWDFITCAFGFNVSADNMIRIGLKRRPLDLYSVKSARIYAKDHHKKGSNRNFAALKDEIVYLKNYMDVQYFAEIGIGSPPQNFAVVFDTGSSNLWVPSSKCIFSIACYLRSRYRSRLSTTYTKIGKSCKIPFGTRSVRGFFSQDNTKVGNAVIKQQVFTEVTREGFFTFLRAQYDGVLGLGFQDAAAGRVTPVWYNMLLQSIVTKPIFSFWLNRDPKSILGGEILFGGVDSTHFRGQHTYVPVAQNGYWEIEIGDLFIGNNSTGLCRGGCPAIVDTGTSFLAGPTTILTQINHAIGAEGIVSMECKTVFSNYGNLIWENLISGLQPERICHIIGLCKHNVSFDENVHSHEQKMVVRSSKLEKLPNDESALCSFCEMTVFWMQVEFRKERTKEKAFEYVNQLCEKLPDPRGKSFINCDVFSLPHITITIGNKSFPLSPDQWVALVASTLHSQSRGCEFESPQKQGGEFLEGGSRWSIGNCLSTLG is encoded by the exons ATGATGACTGTTGATCACGCTTCTGAGTTTCTGCCTACATATAAAAACACCCTTTATATACTTTGGGATTTTTCATCTGTTTCCTTGCCTTATTGGTTATTTGCATTATCCCTGGAGTTTTTTTTGCTTTCACTAAG AGCTCAAGAACTTGTGGACAGCATGGGAATCAAACTTTTACTTGCAGCATTACTAATATGGGATTTCATAACCTGTGCTTTTGGCTTCAATGTATCTGCTGATAATATGATAAGGATTGGATTAAAGCGACGACCTTTGGATCTTTATAGCGTAAAAAGTGCAAGAATCTATGCTAAAGATCATCATAAAAAAGGTTCAAATAGGAACTTTGCTGCACTTAAAGATGAAATAGTTTATCTGAAGAACTACATGGACGTTCAGTATTTCGCAGAGATTGGTATAGGTTCACCTCCTCAGAACTTTGCTGTTGTGTTTGATACTGGTAGTTCCAATCTTTGGGTCCCGTCTTCAAAATGTATCTTCTCT ATTGCTTGTTATCTTCGTTCGAGATACAGATCAAGACTATCCACTACATACACAAAAATTG GAAAATCTTGCAAAATCCCTTTTGGAACAAGATCAGTGCGCGGATTTTTCAGCCAAGACAATACTAAAGTTGGGAATGCTGTTATAAAGCAGCAG GTTTTTACTGAGGTAACCCGCGAAGGATTTTTCACATTCTTGCGTGCACAGTATGATGGAGTACTAGGACTAGGATTTCAGGATGCTGCTGCAGGACGAGTAACGCCAGTATG GTACAATATGTTGCTTCAGAGTATAGTTACTAAGCCAATCTTCTCGTTTTGGTTAAATCGAGATCCTAAATCTATTTTGGGGGGTGAAATTCTCTTTGGAGGTGTCGATTCGACACACTTCAGAGGTCAACATACTTATGTTCCTGTCGCTCAAAATGGTTACTGGGAG ATTGAAATAGGTGATCTTTTTATTGGTAACAATTCAACAG GTCTTTGCAGAGGTGGTTGTCCGGCTATTGTGGATACGGGAACGTCTTTTCTAGCTGGTCCGACT ACTATTTTGACTCAAATAAATCATGCTATTGGAGCAGAAGGAATTGTTAGTATGGAATGTAAAACTGTTTTCTCAAATTATGGGAATTTGATTTGGGAAAACTTAATATCAGGG TTACAACCTGAAAGAATTTGCCACATAATTGGCCTCTGTAAACATAACGTCTCGTTCGATGAAAATGTACACAGCCACGAGCAGAAAATGGTGGTTAGAAGTTCAAAATTGGAGAAGCTACCAAATGATGAGAGTGCTTTATGTTCTTTCTGTGAGATGACAGTTTTCTGGATGCAAGTAGAATTTAGAAAAgagagaacaaaggaaaaagcaTTTGAATATGTTAATCAG CTGTGTGAGAAGCTTCCTGATCCGAGAGGAAAATCGTTTATCAACTGCGACGTCTTTTCCTTGCCACATATTACAATTACAATTGGGAATAAATCTTTCCCTCTTTCTCCAGATCAA tgggttgctctagtggcgAGCACCCTCCACTcccaatcaagaggttgtgaattcgagtcaccccaaaagcaaggtggggagttcttggagggagggagccgatggtctatcggaaactgcctctctaccctagggtag